The stretch of DNA GTCGCCGGAGGAGGTGTTGACGACATGGCCAGGATCGCCGCCCGCGATCATCCGGGGCACGAAGGCCTGGATGCCGTGGAAGACACCCCACACATTGACCTCGAAGGCCCACTTCCAGTCGTTCGGCTCGTGCTCCCACATGCGGCCCTCGGCTCCCGAGCCGACCCCCGCGTTGTTGCACAGCACATGGACGGCGCCGAACTTCTCGTACGCCGCTTCGGCGAGCTCGAAGACCTCTTCGCGCGAGCCGACGTCGACCACGCGCGCGTGCACGCTCGCCCCGTCCTCGCGCAGCCCGGCCGCAGCCTTCTCCAGGGCGCCCTCCTCGACGTCCGCGAGGACCACCTTCAGGCCGTCCGCCGCGAACCGCCGCGCCATGGCGAGGCCGATGCCGCTCGCCGCGCCCGTGACGACGGCGACCTGCTCTTCCCGCAGCTCCATCTCAGACGCTCCCCTCGGGCGGGCCGTCGAGGATCTGCTGCGGGTCGTCGTAGCGCTGGTGGATGTAGGGCAGCAGCGCCTGCGCGCTGACCCGTTCGGCGACCCGGCCCTTCTGGTCGGTGGTCTTCTCGCCGATGGTGATCTCGACGAGGGCGCGTACGGGAAGGTCCGCGACCGGGTCGTACATCGACTCGCGCAGGACCACGTCCCCGGTGACGCCCTCCAGCTTGCGGACCTTCTCGTTGCGTACGCAGTGCACGAGCACCGGGTCCGCGTCGAAGCCCGAACCGTCCACCGCGGGAAGGAACTTGAAGTAGAAGTCCGTCTTCTGGACCGGCTCGGGAAGCGGCAGGGCGCCGCTGACCGCGCCGCGCACCTCCACGAAGGCGATGCCGTGCCGGGCGAGCCGGGCACGGACGACCAGGCCGTCGCGCTCCACCTCGACCTCACCCAGCTTCTTCGGCTCCCCGAAGACCTCACGCCCGCCGATCAGGGCCCGCTCGTGGGTCATCGGCATGACGAGCGGATACCAGCCCTCCACCCCGTCGTGCTCGGCGGCGACGGCCACCGAGCCAGCGCCGAGCGGATATCCGGGGAGGTCGACCTTGCTGATGTTGGCCCGCACCAGCGGCCGGTGCGTCGGCTTCAGCGGGGGCGGCAGGACGGCCGCCACCGCGTCCGGGTCACTCTCCCAGAGGGCAACCACACCCGTGGACCAGATGTCGGGCAGCTTCGAACTCGCGGTGCGCGCCGCGGTGATCTCCGCCTCGGTGCGCGCTCCGTAACGTACGCGTGCCATGTCGTACCACCCTTCGTCAGGACTACAAGAGGTCTTGCGGGCGGTTCTGTAACACAGTTACAACAGGACTCGTGAAGAGTGAAGAGACGCGTACGCATCCGGCCCGGGAACGCGGTCATCTCGACCGGGAACAGGTACTCGCCGCCGCCGCCGCGCTCGTCAAGCAGCACGGCCCGCAGGCCCTGACGATGCGCAAGCTCGCCGCCGAGCTCGGCACCGCCGTCACCTCGATCTACTGGCACGTCGGCAACCGCGAGTCGCTCCTGGACGCCCTCGTCGAGCGCACCCTCGCCGACCTCGGCGCGATCCACCCCACCGGCCGCACCCCCCACCGGCGCATCGTCTCCGTCGCGCGCGCCCTGCGCCGCCAGCTGCGCGACCACCCGCACCTCGTCGCGATGGTGCACGAACGCGGCCTCACCGAGCGGATGTTCCTGCCCGCACAGCAGGTCCTGGTCCACGAGGTGCACGCGGCGGGCCTGCGCGGCGCCCTCGCCGCCGACGCCGTACGCGCCGTTCAGGTCCACGTCGTCGGCCACGTCCTTGTCGAGCGCAACCGCGAACGCGCCCCCGTGCAGCGCCCCGGCGAGGAAGAGTTGTGGGGCGCGCAGACGGCCGAACAGGACCCGGCACTTGCCCGCGCGCTCGCCCGACCCGTCGACCCCGAGACGTTGTTCACCCTGTCGGTGAAGGCACTGGTGTCCGGACTCCTCGACCGGGGAAACAGCCCAGGGACCTGACTGTCAGTCGTGGCCCGTATCCTCATGGACCATGCTCGAAGACCAGACGACCGCAGCGTCCGCAGCCACCTGGCCGGCCGCGTATCCATCGGGGTACGCGGTCGTCGACGTCGAGACCACAGGCCTCGCCCGCGACGACCGCATAGTGTCGGCTGCCGTCTACCGCGTGGACGCCCGGGGCGAGGTGGAGGACCACTGGTACACGCTGGTCAACCCCCAGCGCGACCCCGGACCCGTATGGATCCACGGCCTGACCACCGAGCTGCTCGCGGACGCGCCGCTCTTCAAGGACATCGCCGCGGAGTTCGCCGCGCGCCTGGCCGACCGCGTCCTGGTCGCACACAACGCCGTCTTCGACTGGTCGATGATCGCCAGGGAGTACGCACGCGCGGAGCTCACCGCCCCCGTGCGCCAGCGCCTGTGCACCATCGCCCTCTCCAAGGAGCTGCGGCTCCCGCTGCCCAACCACAAGCTGGAGTCGCTCGCCGCGCACTTCGGGGTCGAACAGCGCAACGCGCACAACGCCCTCGACGACGCGCGCGTGCTGGCCGAGGCCTTCCGCCCCAGCCTCAAGGCCGCGGCGAGCGGCGGGGTGCGGCTGCCACTCCTGGAGTGCCGGCCGCTCACCGAGTGGTCCGACGGCGCGCCCCGGATCGTCCGCCAGCCGTCCGGCCCCGGCTCGGCGCCCTCCTCGTACTCCTCGTACGGCCCGGCGAGTTGGCGGCCCTCGCGCAAGCGGCCCGCCTGCCCTTACCCCAACCCGGGTCGGTATGAACCGGGCAAACCGCTCCAACAGGGCATGCGCGTCGCGTTCTCCGGCGACACCTCCATCGAGCGCGATCTCCTTGAGGACCGCGCGGTCGAGGCCGGCCTGCACATCGCCACGAGCGTGTCGCGCCTGACCAGCCTGCTCGTCACGAACGACCCGGAATCGGGCACCTCCAAGACCGTGAAGGCGCGGTCCTTCGGCACGCCCGTCATCGACGAGGCCGCGTTCGGGCAGCTCCTCCAGGATGTCGCTCCGGCGGCGGAGGGCTGAGCCGCCCGTCGCGTCAGACGGGTGATTGTCGGGCCGGCTCCCGCCTGCTTGCTCGCATGCGGGCGCCGCGCGTCCCACCCTGTGGCGCATGGCACGTTGCGAGGTCTGCGGAAACGACTACGGCATGTCCTTCGAAGTTCATGCCCAAGGGGCAGTACACGTCTTCGACTGCTTCTCCTGCGCCATTCACCGCATGGCGCCCATCTGTGAGCACTGCCGGTGCCGGATCATCGGCCAGGGCGTGGAGGCCGACGGGCAGTGGTACTGCGGTGCGCACTGCTCGCGGGCGGAGGGGCAGGTGGGCATCGTCGACAGGGTGTGACCCGGCCTCTCCCCACGGCCCCCAGGGCTTCCCAAGGCCCCCCGCGGCTCCGTTCCGGAGTACCCCACCCCCGTGCACCCCACGACCGAGTTGTACCGTCGTGGGGTGTACCGCTTCCTGTTGTCCCGGCAGTGGGTGATCCTCACCCTCATCGGCCTCGTTCTCATCCCCACGATGATCGAGCTGGGCTTCTGGCAGTTGCACCGCCACGAGCACCGCGTCGCGCAGAACGCGGAGATCTCCAAGGCGCTGGACGCCGAGCCGGTGCCCGCCGAGCAGCTGACCTCGCCCGGCCACTCCGTCACGGACTCCGAGCGCTACCGCCGGGTGAGCGCGCGGGGGA from Streptomyces sp. BA2 encodes:
- a CDS encoding DEDDh family exonuclease, which translates into the protein MLEDQTTAASAATWPAAYPSGYAVVDVETTGLARDDRIVSAAVYRVDARGEVEDHWYTLVNPQRDPGPVWIHGLTTELLADAPLFKDIAAEFAARLADRVLVAHNAVFDWSMIAREYARAELTAPVRQRLCTIALSKELRLPLPNHKLESLAAHFGVEQRNAHNALDDARVLAEAFRPSLKAAASGGVRLPLLECRPLTEWSDGAPRIVRQPSGPGSAPSSYSSYGPASWRPSRKRPACPYPNPGRYEPGKPLQQGMRVAFSGDTSIERDLLEDRAVEAGLHIATSVSRLTSLLVTNDPESGTSKTVKARSFGTPVIDEAAFGQLLQDVAPAAEG
- a CDS encoding SDR family NAD(P)-dependent oxidoreductase, yielding MELREEQVAVVTGAASGIGLAMARRFAADGLKVVLADVEEGALEKAAAGLREDGASVHARVVDVGSREEVFELAEAAYEKFGAVHVLCNNAGVGSGAEGRMWEHEPNDWKWAFEVNVWGVFHGIQAFVPRMIAGGDPGHVVNTSSGDGGIAPLPTASVYAVTKAAVVTMTESLYAHLKAEHARVGASVLFPGPHMLRTGLWESHRNRPDRYAKSRPRKTPYRSLDQWESAMKDAGKEVEFTPVEQVADFVAEGIAAGRFWLLPESEHSDRQIKARSRSMLDRADPAYLESFILD
- a CDS encoding TetR family transcriptional regulator, with translation MKSEETRTHPARERGHLDREQVLAAAAALVKQHGPQALTMRKLAAELGTAVTSIYWHVGNRESLLDALVERTLADLGAIHPTGRTPHRRIVSVARALRRQLRDHPHLVAMVHERGLTERMFLPAQQVLVHEVHAAGLRGALAADAVRAVQVHVVGHVLVERNRERAPVQRPGEEELWGAQTAEQDPALARALARPVDPETLFTLSVKALVSGLLDRGNSPGT
- a CDS encoding acetoacetate decarboxylase family protein, which encodes MARVRYGARTEAEITAARTASSKLPDIWSTGVVALWESDPDAVAAVLPPPLKPTHRPLVRANISKVDLPGYPLGAGSVAVAAEHDGVEGWYPLVMPMTHERALIGGREVFGEPKKLGEVEVERDGLVVRARLARHGIAFVEVRGAVSGALPLPEPVQKTDFYFKFLPAVDGSGFDADPVLVHCVRNEKVRKLEGVTGDVVLRESMYDPVADLPVRALVEITIGEKTTDQKGRVAERVSAQALLPYIHQRYDDPQQILDGPPEGSV